A genomic window from Stigmatopora argus isolate UIUO_Sarg chromosome 13, RoL_Sarg_1.0, whole genome shotgun sequence includes:
- the LOC144087013 gene encoding trace amine-associated receptor 13c-like, which translates to MAAAMESGELSEVCYPQDNTSCRAPKQPPGQAMVIYFLLSSISLITTALNLFVIFTISYFRQLHTPTNLLLLSLSVSDLLVGVFLMPVEIIYIEVCWLLGDVACTLYYVADYIITSASVANMVLISVDRYMAICKPLSYLYYITNKTVHVVVSLSWLCSMAYRLLLLHDHLRKPGRSNSCIGECVVVISKMAGIVDLVFTFVLPILVILVLYVNVFVAAMTQVRRMHSHVDAIQSLRMVKKRELKAARTLGIVVAVFLICFCPYYSPTVAGKETLVDAATAAFEIWLTHFNSCLNPIIYALFYPWFRKCIKLIVTLQIFKPGSRDAKII; encoded by the exons CGATGGAAAGTGGTGAATTGTCAGAAGTCTGCTACCCCCAAGATAACACTTCGTGCAGGGCACCCAAACAGCCACCTGGCCAGGCAATGGTGATCTATTTCCTCCTGTCCTCTATCTCACTCATCACCACTGCTCTCAACCTATTTGTTATCTTCACCATTTCCTATTTCag ACAGCTTCACACTCCAACCAACCTCTTGCtgctgtctctgtctgtctctgaccTCCTGGTAGGTGTCTTCCTCATGCCCGTGGAGATCATTTACATTGAGGTGTGCTGGCTCCTGGGTGACGTGGCATGCACACTGTACTATGTAGCTGACTACATCATCACGTCTGCTTCAGTGGCTAACATGGTACTCATCTCTGTGGACCGCTACATGGCCATCTGTAAGCCGCTCTCCTACTTGTACTACATCACCAATAAGACGGTGCACGTTGTCGTGAGCCTCTCCTGGCTCTGCTCCATGGCCTACCGGCTGTTGCTACTGCACGACCACCTGAGAAAGCCAGGAAGGTCCAACTCCTGCATTGGAGAATGTGTAGTTGTCATCAGCAAAATGGCAGGCATAGTAGACTTAGTGTTCACTTTTGTTTTGCCCATTCTTGTTATCCTCGTGCTCTACGTGAATGTTTTTGTCGCAGCCATGACCCAGGTGCGCAGAATGCACTCCCACGTGGATGCCATCCAGTCCCTGCGCATGGTAAAGAAGAGAGAGTTGAAAGCTGCCAGAACGCTAGGTATTGTGGTGGCGGTCTTCCTGATTTGTTTCTGTCCATATTACTCGCCCACCGTAGCAGGCAAGGAAACTTTAGTGGATGCCGCCACGGCTGCCTTTGAGATCTGGCTCACCCACTTTAACTCCTGTCTAAACCCAATCATTTATGCACTCTTCTATCCATGGTTCCGAAAGTGCATCAAACTTATCGTCACGCTTCAGATATTCAAACCTGGCTCCAGGGATGCCAAAATCATCTAG